The proteins below are encoded in one region of Ferruginibacter lapsinanis:
- a CDS encoding beta strand repeat-containing protein, translated as MKKIFTPSIAKISVSEILPKIQKQSSMFKKSLFTFWVILGSLLFSDNLAYGQFTATWALTADQTVAKAGAAAANVTAASQVMSSTLFIPASSPYTGTNNVAGDGQRCSPKNGGTDGSWLNDGAVVAGRYMEFVVNPNAGFSMNVSAISFFIGNRGSTNARGNAYYYVGTDNSGFTTSSGTALGTALTSGSSSNTYATQYNYTSLNISVAAGSKIFVRIYPYRVSSSGTSAYFVTKSVVVTGTTASTCTNPTFSTQPTDNQSECVGGSLTLGTVVADQSPTYQWYSNTTKTNSGGTTVGSGNGGSTATFTPSSATAGTYYYYCVATNGSCATASSAVQITVNAATAITGQPSPTDANYAVGATATALTVTATGTGLTYQWYKNGHTNSNSGGTTVVEGVDGTGGQTASFTPSTATADYTYFYCVVSGSCSPTSVTSNVSGKIDVQVPACTPPAFSTQPTDNQSECVGGSLTLGTVVADQSPTYQWYSNTTKTNTGGTSVGSANGGSTATFTPSSSTAGTYYYYCVATSGICTTPSAAVQITINGLPAISSQSTAGASYSVGGTASALTVTATGAGLTYQWYSSTDNSNNTAGDDVSIGGANSNSYTPSTASAGTTYYYCVVSGTCTPSVKSAISGAIVVSPYAVGDFGSVASSTWATAATWKKWDGSGWNTTAAAAPTASDNVWIVGGFTVTVGASGTCKDLHVTNGILKTGTAVNSIQTITVAGTTIEVTTGGTIGNGLEDNSADGISITCSNTGTTTITGTGGAMDVSKLIQSGNNGILVINRDLKVRYHGSGNGGNASALYPTAANNTLTINAGKTLTIAKWASIYLNSNSGNLVSQNYTMNINGTLTFEAGSPTDANDRTLLKGYLMLNTVATFTAAINVGTTGTLTVQDFYPNGSSNTGTAAGTTTIAVASGGILNIGVNGDFSRSASQTITGAGTVNILSGATLRIASLSGITASSANGPIQTTTRNYNTGAKYVYSGAAAQAAGDGLPATVAGLTINNAAGVTIGSDLTVNGVLTFTTGNLTTGANKVIITSAGSVSRTSGHVVGKLQKTAVDATATVFEIGTTVYAPSTLTVNGVSGAVDLTASVTAGNPTSGSGVDPTKKVDHYWTVDKSGAGTFTSYSAKFDFTNTTNTGTVANYKVKKYTASSWAATTSSVTGTTITATGLTSFSDFEVGELLPCTAPTINTHPVSSTQSICVGGVLGSLFVEATGTSISYQWYKNTTASNTGGTILSGETFDTYTPPTDVPSQLYYYCVITNDCGGGSTSSLATNVSGLITVTNTVGGTASGAQSVCTGSAPSSNLTVNGYTGLGTVSVVKWQYSSDNFAGDVHDISNASATLTGATIGALTSSTYFRAVITSDCGTANSSSVLVTVTPLSVAGTVSANQNICSGATPTQLSIGTSVGTIQWQVSTTDANSGFSNIGGATASTYSPAALTQTTYYRAVVTSGACSSVNSDPITVTVDPSQQISLTSGSATQTVCINTAITDIVYTGNAAVSGAGVTGLPSGVTGTYNAGVFTISGTPTQSGTFNYTVTTTGTCIQATANGTITVNAAPSAGTVSSSQAICSGATPAQLSISATVGTIQWQVSTTDANSGFSNIGGATTTTYTPGALTQTTYYRVIASVATCTSSTSNAVTITVNPLPSNATGASSNSRCGTGTVDFSVTDPGAGFAVDWFAAASGGTSLFTGVTYSPSISSTTTYHAEIRNTTTGCKSAARLAVTGTVNNAPSISVNPSSANVSYDQNLTATALTVTAAGTGISYQWYSNTSASNSGGTLIGGATSSSYTPSTATIGILYYYCVVSGTCSPAATSNVSGAITVNQGPLVFEFVTATATSAPIGYQKTNVGTYYKATGAGTITFGSASCDGYAVSAPTGSSLFVFSPAINASSIVVRGTGSGANRTFSSMTSSATLASGYTSFSASATGTIANPTAGTCGAITITPSTIMQAGKYYSIVFSGNLNVTSILVYPCTGPTFTTQPTDNQVVCKNATPTLGTVVATGAGTTYQWYSNTTKTNTGGTIIGGATSASYSPSTATAGTYYFYCVATPTDGCTSASNAVQLTVNPDQSISRTSAVGTDAQTVCVNTAITNIVYTGNSVVTGASASGLPTGVSGSYSSGVYTISGTPTVPGTYNYTVTSTGSCGAASQANGSIIVSSAPAITAESLSGATYTAGATAASLSVTATNATTYQWYKNTVASTTGGTFVGTSNTYTPPTTTVGTLYYYCVVSGGCSPAVISNVSGAIVIEAPLVPTIAIDQSGFSGSFGNVNINSTSAERSFVVSGSSLTDDIHVTAPAGFEVSTSSGSGFGSSVTLTQTSGNVGNTTIYVRFAPTVANAYSDNIVASSTDATNVNIAVSGTGTIPTITLSSSATLNFSVTGWTTSISQNIATVTGANLNTNISVSVSAPFEISTDNTSFGTSKTFTQTAGSASGTLYVRYNPTALNATGSDNATITFTSTGATNKTVSVTGKAGPTIALSSAAATTTQIVKAGVAMTNITYAVTGGVASSPVTGLPTGVSGSYSNGVLTISGTPAAQVSYPAVYSYTVTINGVSGASPALVTATGTITVKDPNAKRVAYMTATASPTNQLYNQLINYYDVTVYQTTTASGGINNTAAYTDAIVATNPDLIVLHESVPSGTLSAQRLGTYIGQIPILNTKAHMYGNSGWPAGSPNNGTAGTSVSVTVNPTYLTHPVFAGATFSGNSVTMANASAPTGNIRWVDNPTTTGQKVLANNYLNTANAVSIMELNTAGTNSLSKYMLIALSAANENLTTNGLLVLRNASSYLMTKSITASAGSNGSISPSGEANVAKGSNQTYTITPAANYIVQDVLVDGVSVGAVSSYTFTNLSSNHTISASFALCTGYTFTGAIDNDYTKPGNWQCGIVPPASGAVTIANGSGKVRLTSNLDVTGSLDFTNTVDTFIIAPGVRLTASGSGSINFHDNAVLIKSDATGTGSIGQITGTLSGTANVTAERYIRQNTYRGWRLLAVPVTTAGQTIRQSWQEGATTYTADPNPGFGTRITASTANAVANGFDAQTFGNSLLQYTGSSWSGFTGSLLTTKVSRGTAADAWMLYVRGDRGVDTAGVITAPTQTVLRVKGPLYTAPYPTVTIPAGTNGLVGNILPSEIDFTLLNRGGGADNAFYLWDPQLYGSYGLGGYQTFSANTPIPWKPVPGGGSYGTTPSSKIQSGLGFMVHASGSDGTIQLTEACKTSGSNVGGSGFRPVSPTAAIPYLETNLYAAAPNNTFNLADGNIVGFDDSYSNDIDNKDNIKVQGFGDGIGMVRGTTVLSAEQRKLIVSGDVIPYRMTNLKKQAYKLEFTPSGLDNGATAVLEDKYLNTTTPFNLSATSSVVFNADPAVAASFTDRFRIVFSTPTPVTITNLNAQQKNTAMQIDWKVAVESGVKEYAVEHSTDGVNFTQVGVVSASANNGGSATYSLTDANPVAGTNYYRIKTVDLSGVVKYTTVVRVVMGTVKSSIELSSTVITNNQVSLQLNNQDKGRYGIRLISSVGQELMTTNFTHNGGNSTQVVSLPTVVSKGLYQLEITRPNGAKLIERIVVN; from the coding sequence ATGAAAAAAATATTTACGCCTTCGATTGCGAAAATTTCCGTTTCTGAAATCCTACCCAAAATTCAAAAACAAAGTTCTATGTTTAAAAAATCACTATTTACCTTTTGGGTAATATTGGGAAGTTTATTGTTTAGCGATAATCTGGCCTATGGACAATTTACGGCTACCTGGGCATTGACTGCTGATCAAACAGTGGCTAAAGCAGGTGCAGCTGCCGCTAATGTGACTGCTGCAAGTCAGGTAATGAGTAGTACACTTTTTATCCCGGCTTCTAGTCCTTATACAGGTACCAATAACGTAGCTGGAGATGGGCAACGTTGTAGTCCGAAAAATGGTGGTACAGATGGTTCTTGGTTAAATGATGGAGCCGTAGTAGCAGGTCGATATATGGAGTTTGTAGTTAATCCCAATGCAGGATTTTCTATGAATGTAAGTGCGATATCGTTTTTTATAGGTAATAGAGGGTCAACTAATGCCAGGGGTAATGCATATTACTATGTAGGGACTGATAACTCAGGTTTTACAACATCAAGTGGAACAGCGTTAGGTACTGCATTGACATCAGGTTCATCGTCTAATACATATGCGACTCAATATAATTATACATCTCTAAATATTTCGGTTGCGGCTGGTTCAAAAATATTTGTAAGGATATATCCATATAGGGTTTCTTCTTCTGGAACTAGCGCCTACTTTGTAACTAAATCAGTGGTAGTTACAGGAACAACTGCATCTACTTGTACAAACCCTACATTTTCTACACAACCTACCGATAATCAATCAGAGTGTGTAGGAGGTTCTTTAACATTGGGTACTGTAGTGGCAGATCAATCACCAACTTATCAATGGTATTCGAATACAACTAAAACAAATTCAGGCGGAACAACAGTTGGAAGTGGTAATGGTGGTAGTACTGCTACTTTTACTCCTTCTTCTGCAACAGCTGGTACATATTATTATTATTGTGTGGCAACAAATGGCAGTTGTGCAACTGCATCCAGTGCTGTACAGATCACTGTTAACGCAGCAACGGCAATTACTGGCCAACCATCACCAACAGACGCCAATTATGCTGTGGGGGCAACTGCTACCGCATTGACAGTTACTGCAACTGGTACGGGGCTTACCTATCAATGGTATAAAAATGGTCATACCAATTCAAATTCGGGAGGAACAACTGTTGTTGAAGGTGTAGATGGAACAGGAGGACAAACAGCTTCATTCACTCCATCTACTGCAACTGCAGATTATACTTATTTTTACTGTGTAGTTTCAGGCTCTTGTTCTCCAACAAGTGTTACAAGTAATGTTTCAGGTAAAATTGATGTTCAGGTTCCTGCATGTACACCACCAGCATTTTCTACACAACCCACCGATAATCAATCAGAGTGTGTAGGAGGTTCTTTAACATTGGGTACTGTAGTGGCAGATCAATCACCAACCTATCAATGGTATTCAAATACCACTAAAACAAATACAGGAGGAACATCTGTAGGAAGTGCAAATGGAGGTAGTACAGCTACATTTACTCCATCATCTTCAACAGCTGGTACATACTATTATTATTGTGTTGCTACAAGTGGTATATGTACTACGCCGTCTGCTGCTGTACAAATTACAATTAATGGTTTACCGGCAATATCCAGCCAATCAACAGCAGGAGCTAGTTATTCTGTTGGAGGTACTGCATCAGCATTAACAGTGACTGCAACTGGCGCAGGCTTGACCTATCAATGGTATAGCAGTACAGATAATTCAAACAACACCGCAGGAGATGATGTTTCAATAGGAGGAGCTAACAGTAACAGCTATACGCCGTCAACTGCAAGTGCAGGAACAACTTATTACTATTGTGTTGTATCTGGTACATGTACGCCAAGTGTTAAGAGTGCTATCTCGGGTGCTATTGTGGTATCACCATACGCAGTAGGAGATTTTGGTAGTGTAGCTTCAAGTACTTGGGCTACTGCTGCAACCTGGAAAAAATGGGATGGTTCAGGTTGGAATACAACAGCTGCTGCAGCACCAACTGCATCAGATAATGTATGGATAGTGGGAGGGTTTACAGTAACCGTAGGCGCATCAGGAACTTGTAAAGATTTGCATGTTACCAATGGGATTTTAAAAACCGGAACTGCGGTAAACTCTATACAGACAATTACAGTAGCTGGTACAACCATCGAAGTTACAACCGGTGGTACAATAGGTAATGGCTTGGAAGATAACTCTGCAGATGGAATTTCTATTACTTGTTCTAATACAGGAACTACAACTATTACCGGTACAGGAGGAGCAATGGATGTGTCTAAATTAATTCAAAGTGGTAATAATGGAATATTGGTTATTAATCGTGATCTTAAAGTTCGTTATCATGGATCAGGAAATGGTGGTAATGCATCGGCTTTGTATCCAACAGCAGCAAATAATACCCTAACAATAAATGCAGGAAAAACGTTAACAATTGCGAAATGGGCTTCAATCTATTTGAATAGTAATTCTGGCAATTTGGTTAGCCAAAATTATACAATGAATATTAACGGGACACTTACCTTTGAAGCAGGAAGTCCTACAGATGCAAATGATAGAACTTTATTGAAAGGTTACCTGATGTTAAATACTGTGGCAACTTTTACTGCAGCAATTAATGTGGGGACTACAGGTACATTGACAGTTCAGGATTTTTATCCGAATGGATCTAGTAATACAGGTACAGCAGCTGGTACTACAACAATTGCTGTTGCCAGTGGGGGTATACTTAATATTGGTGTAAATGGTGATTTCAGCAGATCGGCTTCACAAACTATTACAGGTGCAGGTACGGTGAATATTCTATCAGGAGCAACGCTTAGAATTGCAAGTCTTAGTGGTATAACTGCTTCTTCTGCGAACGGACCAATACAAACCACCACACGTAATTACAACACCGGTGCAAAATATGTTTATTCAGGTGCGGCAGCTCAGGCCGCAGGCGATGGTTTACCTGCTACAGTTGCCGGATTAACCATAAATAATGCAGCAGGTGTTACTATTGGTAGTGACCTTACTGTGAACGGTGTATTAACTTTCACTACTGGTAACTTAACAACGGGTGCTAATAAAGTGATTATTACTTCTGCAGGAAGTGTATCACGTACAAGTGGGCATGTTGTAGGTAAATTGCAGAAAACAGCTGTTGATGCAACAGCTACTGTATTTGAAATAGGTACTACTGTATATGCGCCTTCAACATTGACTGTTAATGGTGTTTCAGGTGCTGTTGATCTTACAGCAAGTGTAACTGCAGGTAACCCTACAAGTGGTTCAGGAGTTGATCCAACTAAAAAAGTGGATCATTATTGGACTGTTGATAAATCAGGTGCCGGTACTTTTACTTCTTATAGTGCCAAATTCGACTTTACTAATACAACTAATACAGGAACAGTAGCTAATTATAAAGTTAAAAAATATACAGCGTCAAGTTGGGCTGCTACTACAAGTTCAGTAACAGGTACTACCATTACTGCCACTGGTTTAACCAGCTTCAGTGATTTTGAAGTGGGTGAATTGTTACCTTGTACTGCACCAACTATTAACACACATCCGGTAAGTTCTACACAAAGCATTTGTGTGGGCGGGGTGCTTGGTTCATTATTTGTAGAAGCTACAGGAACTTCGATAAGTTATCAATGGTATAAAAATACCACTGCTTCTAATACAGGTGGTACTATCTTAAGTGGAGAAACATTTGATACGTATACTCCTCCAACAGACGTTCCAAGTCAATTATATTATTATTGTGTAATAACCAATGATTGTGGAGGAGGAAGCACCAGTTCTCTTGCAACGAATGTTTCGGGTTTAATAACCGTAACTAATACAGTAGGCGGTACCGCATCCGGAGCTCAATCTGTATGTACAGGTTCTGCACCATCTTCAAATCTTACTGTTAACGGGTACACAGGTTTAGGAACAGTATCAGTAGTTAAGTGGCAGTATTCTTCAGATAATTTTGCAGGAGATGTTCATGATATTAGTAATGCAAGCGCTACCTTAACAGGAGCAACCATCGGGGCTTTAACCAGTTCTACTTATTTCAGGGCAGTAATTACAAGTGATTGTGGAACTGCTAATTCATCAAGTGTACTGGTTACAGTTACTCCATTGTCAGTTGCAGGAACAGTTTCGGCAAATCAAAATATTTGTTCCGGAGCTACACCTACACAATTAAGTATTGGTACAAGTGTTGGAACAATTCAATGGCAGGTATCTACCACTGATGCTAACAGCGGATTCAGTAATATTGGTGGTGCTACAGCTTCTACTTACAGTCCTGCAGCTTTAACACAAACTACTTATTACCGTGCAGTTGTTACCAGTGGTGCTTGTTCATCAGTAAATTCAGATCCTATTACTGTAACTGTTGATCCTAGTCAGCAAATATCTTTAACATCTGGTTCTGCTACTCAAACCGTATGTATCAATACTGCAATTACAGATATCGTTTATACAGGTAATGCTGCAGTATCAGGTGCAGGAGTAACAGGTTTACCTTCAGGTGTAACCGGAACATATAATGCCGGAGTGTTTACCATTTCTGGTACGCCTACACAATCGGGCACATTCAATTATACAGTAACCACTACAGGGACTTGTATACAAGCTACTGCAAATGGTACAATTACTGTAAATGCAGCTCCATCTGCAGGAACTGTTTCATCCAGTCAGGCGATCTGTTCTGGTGCTACACCTGCTCAATTGAGTATCAGCGCAACAGTGGGTACCATTCAATGGCAGGTTTCTACAACAGATGCAAATAGCGGATTCAGTAATATTGGTGGTGCAACAACCACAACTTATACGCCTGGAGCATTAACTCAAACTACTTATTATCGTGTGATCGCTTCTGTAGCAACTTGTACATCTTCTACTTCTAATGCTGTTACTATAACTGTTAATCCATTGCCTTCGAATGCAACAGGAGCATCCAGTAACAGTCGTTGCGGAACAGGAACAGTTGATTTCTCTGTTACTGATCCAGGAGCAGGTTTTGCAGTAGATTGGTTTGCGGCTGCAAGTGGTGGTACATCTTTATTTACCGGAGTAACTTATTCACCAAGTATATCTTCTACAACTACTTATCATGCTGAAATCAGAAATACAACAACTGGTTGTAAATCAGCTGCAAGATTAGCAGTTACAGGTACAGTAAATAATGCACCTAGTATCTCTGTTAATCCAAGTAGTGCGAATGTTTCTTATGATCAAAATCTAACAGCTACTGCTTTAACAGTTACGGCAGCCGGTACAGGTATTTCTTACCAATGGTATAGCAATACAAGTGCTTCTAATTCTGGAGGAACATTAATAGGCGGCGCTACTTCAAGTTCATATACACCATCAACTGCAACAATAGGAATACTTTACTATTATTGTGTTGTTTCAGGAACTTGCTCACCAGCAGCGACAAGTAATGTTTCAGGTGCTATTACAGTAAATCAAGGTCCTTTGGTTTTTGAATTTGTAACAGCTACGGCTACATCTGCTCCAATTGGGTACCAAAAAACGAACGTAGGAACTTATTATAAAGCAACTGGAGCAGGTACTATAACATTTGGCTCAGCATCCTGCGATGGGTATGCAGTATCTGCACCAACAGGAAGCAGTTTATTCGTTTTCAGTCCTGCAATTAATGCTAGTTCTATTGTTGTACGAGGAACTGGATCTGGTGCAAATAGAACCTTCAGTAGTATGACAAGTTCTGCAACTTTAGCTAGCGGATATACAAGTTTTAGTGCATCTGCTACTGGTACTATTGCTAATCCAACCGCCGGTACTTGTGGGGCAATAACGATTACCCCTAGTACAATAATGCAGGCTGGTAAATATTATAGCATTGTTTTCTCAGGTAACTTAAATGTTACTTCAATCTTAGTTTACCCATGTACAGGTCCTACATTTACTACGCAACCTACCGACAATCAGGTAGTTTGTAAAAATGCAACACCTACCTTAGGTACTGTGGTTGCAACAGGTGCAGGGACTACTTATCAATGGTATTCTAATACAACAAAAACTAATACAGGTGGTACAATTATAGGAGGTGCTACGAGTGCTTCTTATTCACCTTCTACTGCAACAGCGGGTACATATTATTTCTATTGTGTGGCAACACCAACAGATGGTTGTACTTCAGCTTCAAATGCAGTTCAATTGACTGTTAATCCTGATCAATCAATATCACGTACTTCTGCTGTGGGTACAGACGCACAAACTGTTTGTGTAAATACGGCTATTACAAATATTGTTTACACTGGTAACAGTGTTGTAACAGGTGCCAGTGCTTCCGGATTACCAACGGGGGTTAGTGGATCATATAGTAGTGGAGTATATACGATCAGTGGTACACCTACTGTTCCGGGTACTTACAATTATACGGTAACATCCACTGGTTCTTGTGGTGCTGCATCTCAGGCTAATGGTTCTATCATCGTATCATCGGCTCCTGCAATTACAGCAGAAAGCTTATCAGGTGCAACTTACACAGCAGGTGCTACTGCTGCTTCATTAAGTGTTACAGCTACTAATGCTACAACCTATCAATGGTATAAAAATACTGTAGCTTCAACAACCGGTGGTACATTTGTTGGAACATCTAATACTTATACTCCACCAACTACTACAGTTGGTACATTGTATTACTACTGTGTGGTAAGCGGAGGTTGTTCACCTGCAGTAATAAGTAACGTATCAGGTGCTATAGTAATTGAAGCGCCACTTGTACCTACTATTGCAATAGACCAAAGTGGCTTTAGTGGTTCATTCGGTAATGTAAATATCAATTCGACTTCTGCCGAACGTTCGTTTGTTGTATCTGGCTCAAGTTTAACTGATGATATTCATGTAACTGCTCCTGCCGGATTTGAAGTTTCTACATCATCAGGCAGTGGTTTTGGTAGTTCAGTAACTTTAACTCAAACCAGTGGTAATGTCGGTAATACAACTATTTATGTGAGATTTGCGCCAACGGTTGCAAATGCTTATTCTGATAATATTGTAGCGTCAAGTACTGATGCAACTAATGTGAATATTGCTGTAAGTGGTACAGGAACTATACCAACCATTACATTGTCATCTTCAGCTACACTTAACTTTAGTGTAACAGGTTGGACAACTTCCATTTCACAGAATATAGCTACTGTAACGGGAGCTAATTTAAATACAAATATTAGTGTATCTGTTTCGGCTCCGTTTGAGATAAGCACAGATAATACAAGCTTTGGAACAAGTAAAACCTTTACGCAAACTGCGGGTAGTGCAAGCGGAACATTGTATGTACGTTATAACCCCACAGCGTTAAATGCAACCGGCTCTGATAATGCTACTATTACTTTTACCAGCACGGGTGCTACTAATAAAACAGTTAGTGTAACTGGTAAAGCAGGTCCAACAATTGCGTTGAGTTCTGCTGCCGCTACTACTACTCAAATAGTAAAAGCAGGTGTTGCAATGACAAATATAACATATGCTGTAACTGGCGGTGTAGCTAGTTCTCCTGTAACCGGATTACCAACAGGTGTTTCTGGCTCATATAGCAATGGAGTACTTACTATTAGTGGAACTCCAGCAGCACAAGTTAGTTACCCTGCTGTATACAGTTATACGGTAACTATCAACGGAGTTTCCGGAGCTTCTCCTGCTTTAGTTACTGCTACAGGAACGATCACAGTAAAAGATCCTAATGCGAAAAGAGTTGCATATATGACAGCTACTGCATCTCCAACCAATCAGCTTTACAACCAGTTGATAAACTATTATGATGTTACGGTATATCAAACTACTACGGCTAGTGGAGGAATTAATAATACTGCTGCCTATACAGATGCTATTGTAGCAACTAATCCTGATCTGATCGTGTTACACGAAAGTGTTCCAAGTGGTACACTTTCTGCTCAAAGATTAGGAACTTATATAGGACAGATACCTATCCTGAATACAAAGGCTCACATGTATGGTAATAGTGGTTGGCCAGCAGGTTCTCCTAATAATGGAACTGCAGGTACTAGTGTCTCTGTAACGGTGAATCCAACATATTTAACTCACCCGGTATTTGCAGGTGCGACTTTCAGTGGCAATAGTGTTACTATGGCCAATGCATCAGCTCCAACGGGTAATATCAGATGGGTGGATAATCCTACTACTACTGGTCAAAAAGTGTTGGCTAACAACTATCTAAATACTGCAAATGCAGTATCTATCATGGAATTGAATACTGCGGGCACTAATAGTTTGAGTAAGTATATGTTGATTGCTTTGTCAGCTGCAAACGAAAACTTAACAACTAATGGTCTATTGGTATTGAGAAATGCCAGCAGCTATTTGATGACCAAATCAATTACTGCTTCAGCAGGTTCAAACGGAAGTATCTCTCCTAGTGGAGAAGCAAATGTTGCTAAAGGAAGCAATCAAACATATACAATTACGCCTGCTGCTAATTACATAGTACAAGATGTATTGGTTGATGGTGTTTCTGTAGGAGCAGTTAGTTCTTACACATTTACTAACCTTTCAAGTAACCATACAATTAGTGCTTCATTTGCATTATGTACTGGCTATACTTTCACCGGAGCTATCGATAACGACTATACTAAACCAGGCAACTGGCAGTGTGGTATTGTTCCTCCTGCAAGCGGAGCAGTAACGATCGCAAACGGTTCAGGTAAGGTTAGATTAACCTCTAACTTAGATGTTACGGGTTCTTTAGATTTCACCAATACGGTAGATACGTTCATCATAGCCCCAGGTGTAAGATTAACCGCCAGCGGTTCAGGAAGCATTAACTTCCACGACAATGCGGTGTTAATTAAATCAGACGCAACCGGAACAGGTTCTATCGGTCAGATAACGGGAACTTTATCAGGAACAGCAAATGTGACTGCAGAACGTTATATCCGTCAGAATACGTACAGAGGCTGGAGATTACTGGCAGTGCCGGTAACTACTGCAGGTCAAACGATCCGTCAGTCATGGCAGGAAGGAGCGACTACCTACACAGCCGATCCTAACCCGGGCTTTGGTACCCGTATCACAGCCAGCACTGCTAATGCAGTAGCGAACGGTTTTGATGCACAGACATTTGGTAACTCCTTGTTACAATATACAGGATCCAGCTGGAGTGGCTTTACAGGCAGCCTGTTAACCACCAAAGTATCAAGAGGTACAGCGGCGGATGCATGGATGTTATATGTAAGAGGCGACAGAGGCGTTGATACAGCAGGAGTGATCACGGCACCGACACAAACAGTGTTGAGAGTGAAAGGTCCGTTGTACACTGCCCCTTATCCGACAGTAACTATTCCTGCAGGCACCAATGGTCTTGTAGGTAATATCTTACCATCAGAAATAGACTTTACATTACTCAACAGAGGTGGCGGTGCAGACAATGCCTTCTACCTGTGGGATCCACAGTTATACGGTTCATATGGTTTGGGTGGTTATCAAACCTTCAGTGCCAATACACCAATACCTTGGAAACCTGTACCGGGCGGAGGCAGCTATGGCACTACCCCAAGTTCTAAGATACAATCAGGTTTGGGCTTCATGGTACATGCATCAGGTTCAGACGGAACGATCCAGCTGACCGAAGCTTGTAAAACAAGCGGCAGCAATGTAGGTGGCAGCGGCTTCAGACCGGTATCACCAACAGCAGCGATACCATATCTTGAAACCAACCTGTATGCAGCGGCACCTAATAACACGTTCAACTTAGCCGATGGTAATATCGTAGGCTTCGATGATTCTTATTCAAATGATATCGACAACAAAGACAATATTAAAGTACAAGGCTTTGGTGATGGTATCGGTATGGTAAGAGGCACCACGGTATTAAGTGCAGAACAACGCAAACTGATCGTAAGCGGAGATGTTATTCCTTACAGAATGACAAACCTTAAGAAACAGGCGTATAAATTAGAGTTCACGCCAAGTGGTTTGGATAATGGAGCTACAGCGGTGTTAGAAGATAAATACTTAAATACGACAACACCATTCAACCTGTCAGCTACTTCATCCGTAGTGTTCAACGCAGACCCTGCAGTGGCAGCATCGTTCACCGACAGGTTCCGTATCGTGTTCAGCACACCAACACCGGTAACTATTACCAACTTAAATGCACAGCAAAAAAATACTGCAATGCAGATAGATTGGAAAGTAGCGGTAGAAAGCGGTGTTAAAGAATACGCAGTAGAACACTCAACCGACGGCGTTAACTTTACACAGGTAGGAGTAGTAAGTGCTTCAGCCAACAATGGCGGATCAGCTACTTACAGCCTTACTGATGCCAACCCTGTTGCAGGAACTAACTACTACAGGATCAAGACAGTAGATCTGTCAGGAGTAGTTAAATACACAACAGTGGTAAGAGTGGTAATGGGGACAGTTAAATCATCGATCGAATTGTCTTCAACAGTTATCACGAACAACCAGGTTAGCCTGCAGTTGAACAACCAGGATAAAGGTCGCTATGGTATCCGTCTGATCAGCAGTGTTGGTCAGGAACTGATGACAACAAACTTTACGCATAATGGCGGAAATAGCACACAAGTTGTATCTTTGCCGACGGTTGTAAGTAAAGGGCTGTATCAATTAGAGATCACCAGACCAAATGGTGCTAAGCTGATCGAAAGAATAGTAGTGAACTAA